The proteins below come from a single Arthrobacter crystallopoietes genomic window:
- a CDS encoding intradiol ring-cleavage dioxygenase: MTHKTPHPDHDRGLEFDLTTLSRRRTLGLFFGAGTMAALAACTPSGTTNGSTTTAATSPPAAAPASGTASPGAATPSSTITRAIAECGAEMPDETAGPFPGDGSNGPNVLEASGVVRSDIKSSFNGSTTTAEGVPLKFTLTLLDNANGCKALAGAAVYVWHCDREGRYSIYDSGLEGENFLRGVQEADANGQMTFTTVFPGAYNGRWPHIHFEVFESMSNATNAGQILKVSQIALTEAACTDAYAAPGYETSRQNFPNTTLATDNVFGDDGAIYQLATMSGSAAEGYTASLNVTI, translated from the coding sequence ATGACGCACAAGACGCCCCACCCTGACCACGACCGCGGACTCGAATTCGATCTGACGACGCTGAGCCGCCGGCGCACGCTCGGCTTGTTCTTCGGCGCCGGCACGATGGCTGCCTTGGCGGCCTGCACTCCCTCAGGCACTACCAACGGTTCAACGACGACGGCGGCCACATCACCTCCCGCTGCTGCTCCGGCCTCGGGAACGGCCTCGCCCGGTGCGGCTACGCCGTCGTCCACCATCACCCGAGCCATCGCCGAATGCGGGGCGGAAATGCCGGATGAAACCGCCGGGCCCTTCCCCGGGGACGGCTCCAACGGCCCCAACGTACTGGAGGCGTCCGGCGTGGTCAGGAGCGATATCAAGTCCAGCTTCAACGGTTCGACAACGACGGCGGAGGGAGTGCCGCTGAAATTCACGCTGACCCTGCTGGACAACGCCAACGGCTGCAAGGCGCTCGCCGGGGCAGCGGTTTATGTCTGGCACTGCGACCGGGAGGGCCGGTACTCGATCTACGATTCCGGGCTGGAAGGCGAGAACTTCCTGCGCGGCGTGCAGGAAGCCGATGCCAACGGCCAGATGACGTTTACGACCGTGTTTCCCGGTGCCTACAACGGACGCTGGCCGCATATCCACTTCGAAGTTTTCGAGTCCATGTCCAACGCCACGAATGCCGGGCAGATCCTGAAGGTCTCGCAGATCGCCCTCACGGAGGCGGCCTGTACGGACGCCTACGCCGCCCCCGGGTACGAGACAAGCCGGCAGAATTTCCCGAATACGACGCTGGCCACGGACAATGTCTTCGGCGACGACGGCGCCATCTACCAGCTGGCCACGATGTCAGGTTCCGCGGCCGAGGGCTACACTGCCTCGCTGAATGTCACCATCTGA
- the menD gene encoding 2-succinyl-5-enolpyruvyl-6-hydroxy-3-cyclohexene-1-carboxylate synthase — protein sequence MTVELNALDAARSAVSALLDGGVRDVVIAPGSRSAPLAYALAESEARGELRLHVRIDERAASFTALGLSLGSLRPVPVVTTSGTAVGELLPAVMEANHAGVELVVLTADRPEELRGTGANQTTSQPGIFGRHVRYAVDVAAGEDPAEAINSGLLAGKGIPVAPVETVQATHTLTATPSRGHHGLHGADHHQGAVGPVHVNLAFRDPLVPAMNDGGAPASSLESPAAGVQQIGGPQAPAGRPAPVALREEPTEAASTAPAAPAAEPAEERRTVVVAGHGAGAQAEAFARAHRLPLLAEPSSNARFGRNAIPAYRLLLGHLGADIERAVVFGRPTLSRPVAALLARPNVQTALFMPEPVAWFEPGRRRERIISEPAELSTFSGTGPAGWLERWQDAGAAAVPAIGKLLDQAPGLTGLHVGRVVWATAQGRLVLGSSNPIRDVDLMGAPAPEPAAFVHANRGLAGIDGTISTATGIALGAGRQTTVLLGDLTFLHDASGLFLGDGEAEPALRIVVVNDAGGGIFSLLEHGEVGGRADYSAAVERLFGTPHQVDLAAIAAAYGVGYRLVEDEASLEDALLEPVSGRSILEVRTDRAALRQLHAAITETVGAALRGRMPERPRTLPQVTPS from the coding sequence GTGACCGTTGAACTGAACGCCCTGGATGCCGCCCGCTCCGCTGTCAGCGCCCTGTTGGACGGTGGGGTGCGCGATGTGGTGATCGCGCCGGGTTCGCGCAGCGCCCCGCTGGCTTATGCCCTCGCCGAGTCCGAGGCACGCGGGGAGCTGCGGCTGCACGTGCGGATCGACGAGCGGGCCGCCTCCTTTACCGCGCTGGGCCTCTCGCTGGGATCCCTGCGCCCGGTGCCGGTGGTTACGACGTCGGGCACCGCTGTCGGTGAACTCCTGCCTGCGGTGATGGAGGCCAACCACGCCGGCGTAGAGCTTGTGGTGCTCACGGCGGACCGGCCCGAGGAACTGCGCGGCACAGGCGCCAACCAGACCACCAGCCAGCCGGGAATTTTCGGGCGGCATGTCCGCTACGCGGTGGACGTGGCTGCGGGCGAGGACCCGGCAGAGGCCATCAATTCCGGGCTACTGGCGGGCAAAGGCATCCCGGTCGCACCGGTGGAAACCGTACAGGCCACGCACACTTTGACCGCCACGCCCTCGCGTGGACACCATGGCCTGCACGGGGCCGATCATCATCAGGGCGCCGTTGGTCCGGTGCACGTCAACCTGGCGTTCCGCGACCCGCTGGTGCCGGCAATGAACGACGGCGGGGCTCCGGCTTCGTCCCTCGAGTCACCTGCCGCCGGGGTGCAGCAGATCGGGGGGCCGCAGGCGCCGGCCGGGCGGCCGGCCCCAGTCGCCCTCAGGGAGGAGCCAACCGAGGCCGCGTCCACTGCTCCAGCTGCGCCGGCAGCTGAACCGGCGGAGGAACGGCGGACCGTTGTGGTTGCCGGCCACGGTGCCGGTGCCCAGGCGGAGGCATTCGCCCGCGCGCACCGGCTGCCGCTGCTGGCCGAGCCGTCGTCCAATGCGCGTTTCGGGCGTAATGCCATCCCGGCATACCGGCTGCTGCTGGGGCATCTCGGCGCTGACATCGAGCGTGCCGTGGTCTTCGGCCGGCCGACGCTCTCCCGGCCGGTGGCCGCCCTGCTGGCCAGGCCCAACGTCCAGACGGCACTGTTCATGCCGGAGCCGGTGGCCTGGTTCGAACCCGGCCGGCGCCGGGAACGGATCATCAGCGAGCCGGCGGAACTCTCCACCTTCTCCGGCACCGGCCCGGCCGGGTGGCTGGAGCGCTGGCAGGACGCCGGCGCCGCAGCCGTGCCGGCCATAGGAAAACTGCTGGACCAAGCGCCGGGCCTCACCGGACTGCATGTGGGCCGCGTGGTCTGGGCCACTGCGCAAGGCCGGCTGGTGCTCGGGTCCTCCAACCCGATCCGCGATGTAGATCTTATGGGCGCTCCGGCGCCGGAGCCGGCGGCCTTCGTCCACGCCAACCGCGGTTTGGCCGGGATCGACGGCACCATCTCGACTGCCACCGGCATCGCCCTGGGCGCCGGCCGGCAGACCACCGTCCTGCTGGGCGACCTGACCTTCCTGCACGACGCCTCCGGCCTGTTCCTCGGTGACGGCGAAGCGGAACCGGCGCTGCGCATCGTCGTCGTCAATGATGCTGGCGGCGGGATCTTCTCGCTGCTCGAACACGGCGAGGTGGGCGGACGCGCGGACTATAGCGCCGCCGTCGAACGCCTCTTCGGGACCCCGCATCAAGTGGACCTGGCCGCTATCGCCGCAGCCTATGGAGTGGGCTACCGGCTGGTGGAGGATGAAGCCTCGCTGGAGGACGCGCTGCTGGAGCCGGTGTCCGGCCGCAGCATCCTGGAGGTCCGCACGGACCGGGCCGCACTGCGGCAGCTGCATGCCGCGATAACGGAGACCGTGGGAGCAGCACTGCGCGGCCGGATGCCCGAAAGGCCTCGAACGTTGCCTCAGGTAACTCCCAGCTGA
- a CDS encoding PhoX family protein: protein MWKASEVSDLKKRLLPMLGHTSGKRSAMTCALKCDNACAKGVCNTSDNNYFRDIVSAEFSRRNMLGVSGAGVVALMFGGGTAAANGSAAGLAPAAKQGFGSGNASKLKFAGIDGVPNTVDDVVVPKGYNWEPVIRWGDPLFHDSAEFDPENQTPESQAGQFGYNCDYLDIIEIQGSNGKRGVLFSNHEYTNENLMFPPDMDISQVRKTAMAAHGLSVVEVERKGKGQPWKYVRGAELNRRFLMDTEYRLTGPAAGSDLLKTKADPSGRAVLGTQNNCAGGTTPWGTILSGEENFNQYFKVSAPTDEQRRYGLTNSNPSRGWHVEEPRFDTDTAEGKNEDNRFGWIVEVDPFDPKSTPRKHTALGRFKHEGANVTIAKSGHAVSYSGDDERFDYLYKFVSKDTYREGDKKHNMTLLTEGDLYVASFSGNSPANQIDGSGVLPSDGAFDGVGHWIQLTHNNKSLVPDMEIDQVLVYTRLAADKMGATKMDRPEDVEINPANGKIYVACTNNTNRTAAQADEPNPRANNRHGHIVEMTETGDQTSTEFAWKLLLVAGDPEVDESVYFNGYPADQVQPLSCPDNLAFDSAGNLWISTDGQPGTIQRNDALYRVTMEGPEMGKVEQFMAVPIDAETCGPVIHDEDGLVFVAVQHPGEDGSWDQQRSLFPDYLPAGTPSGKGGLPRPAVIQMFKGKNGFVGR from the coding sequence ATGTGGAAGGCCTCTGAAGTGTCTGATCTGAAAAAACGCCTGCTGCCGATGCTGGGACATACCTCCGGCAAGCGCAGCGCCATGACCTGTGCGCTCAAGTGCGACAATGCCTGCGCCAAGGGCGTGTGCAATACCTCGGACAACAACTACTTCCGCGACATCGTCTCCGCCGAATTCTCCCGGCGGAACATGCTCGGCGTCAGCGGTGCCGGCGTCGTGGCACTGATGTTCGGCGGGGGAACGGCCGCGGCCAACGGCTCCGCTGCCGGTCTGGCTCCTGCGGCCAAGCAGGGCTTTGGCTCCGGCAACGCGAGCAAGCTCAAGTTCGCCGGTATCGACGGCGTGCCCAACACCGTCGACGACGTGGTGGTGCCCAAGGGCTACAACTGGGAGCCGGTCATCCGCTGGGGCGATCCGCTGTTCCACGATTCCGCCGAGTTCGACCCGGAAAACCAGACGCCGGAGTCCCAGGCCGGCCAGTTCGGCTACAACTGCGACTACCTCGATATCATCGAGATTCAGGGCAGCAACGGCAAGCGCGGTGTGCTGTTCTCCAACCACGAATACACCAACGAGAACCTGATGTTCCCGCCGGACATGGACATCAGCCAGGTCCGCAAGACCGCCATGGCGGCGCACGGTCTATCCGTGGTCGAGGTGGAGCGCAAGGGCAAGGGCCAGCCGTGGAAGTATGTACGCGGGGCGGAGCTGAACCGCCGCTTCCTGATGGACACCGAGTACCGGCTGACCGGTCCCGCAGCCGGTTCGGACCTGCTCAAGACCAAGGCCGACCCGAGCGGCCGCGCGGTGCTGGGCACGCAGAACAACTGCGCCGGCGGCACCACGCCATGGGGCACCATCCTCTCCGGCGAAGAGAACTTCAACCAATACTTCAAGGTTTCGGCGCCGACGGATGAGCAGCGCCGCTACGGGCTGACCAACTCCAATCCGTCCCGCGGGTGGCACGTCGAAGAACCGCGCTTCGACACGGACACTGCCGAGGGCAAGAACGAGGACAACCGCTTCGGCTGGATCGTGGAAGTGGATCCGTTCGATCCGAAGTCCACGCCGCGTAAGCACACCGCGCTGGGCCGTTTCAAGCACGAGGGCGCCAACGTCACCATCGCCAAGTCCGGCCATGCCGTGTCCTACTCGGGCGACGACGAGCGCTTCGATTACCTGTACAAGTTCGTCTCCAAGGACACGTACCGCGAGGGCGACAAGAAGCACAACATGACGCTGCTGACCGAGGGTGACCTCTACGTGGCCAGCTTCTCCGGCAACTCCCCGGCGAACCAGATTGACGGTTCCGGCGTGCTGCCCAGCGATGGTGCCTTCGACGGCGTGGGCCACTGGATCCAGCTGACCCACAACAACAAGTCGCTGGTACCGGACATGGAGATCGACCAGGTCCTGGTTTACACCCGGCTGGCGGCGGACAAGATGGGGGCCACCAAGATGGACCGCCCGGAGGACGTGGAGATCAACCCGGCCAACGGCAAGATCTACGTGGCCTGCACCAACAACACCAACCGCACGGCTGCCCAGGCCGACGAGCCGAACCCGCGGGCCAACAACCGCCACGGCCACATCGTCGAGATGACCGAGACCGGGGACCAGACCTCCACCGAGTTCGCCTGGAAGCTGCTGCTGGTCGCCGGTGACCCCGAGGTGGACGAGAGCGTCTACTTCAACGGCTACCCGGCCGACCAGGTCCAGCCGCTCTCCTGCCCGGACAACCTCGCGTTCGACTCGGCCGGCAATCTGTGGATCTCCACCGACGGCCAGCCCGGCACCATCCAGCGCAATGACGCCCTGTACCGCGTCACCATGGAAGGCCCCGAGATGGGCAAGGTGGAGCAGTTCATGGCAGTTCCGATCGACGCCGAAACCTGCGGCCCGGTCATCCACGACGAGGACGGCTTGGTCTTCGTGGCGGTCCAGCACCCGGGCGAGGACGGTTCCTGGGACCAGCAGCGCTCGCTGTTCCCGGACTACCTGCCGGCCGGCACGCCCTCGGGCAAGGGCGGCCTGCCCCGCCCGGCCGTGATCCAGATGTTCAAGGGCAAGAACGGCTTCGTCGGCCGCTAG
- a CDS encoding o-succinylbenzoate synthase translates to MPTLDELLATARVVSLPMKVKFRGVLRREVMLFNGPAGWTEFSPFTEYDDGEAASWLRAAVEAGWQGFPEPVRTSVPVNATVPAVAPEDVPAVLARYDGPKTVKIKVAERGQSLEDDVARVEAVSAAAPASALRVDANGGWDVPTAVEALTQLAEYGLEYAEQPVPDIDGLRQVRLELRRRGIGTLIAADESVRKESDPLLVAREEAADLIVVKVQPLGGVRRALDIVAQAGLPAVVSSALDSSVGISAGVALAAALPELPYACGLATVSLMDADVTSRPLVPAGGELPVRTVEVDEDLLERYAAPAERQQWWTERLERTYRTLAEVAAAR, encoded by the coding sequence ATGCCGACTTTGGACGAACTGCTGGCCACGGCGCGGGTGGTCTCGCTCCCTATGAAAGTGAAGTTCCGCGGGGTGCTCCGGCGCGAGGTGATGCTCTTCAACGGTCCGGCGGGCTGGACGGAATTTTCTCCTTTTACAGAGTACGACGACGGCGAGGCGGCTTCGTGGCTGCGCGCGGCTGTGGAAGCGGGCTGGCAGGGTTTCCCCGAGCCGGTTCGCACCAGCGTCCCGGTCAATGCCACCGTTCCCGCGGTTGCCCCGGAGGACGTGCCGGCCGTGCTGGCCCGTTATGACGGGCCGAAGACGGTCAAGATCAAGGTTGCCGAGCGGGGCCAGAGCCTCGAGGATGATGTTGCCCGGGTGGAGGCGGTGTCGGCAGCCGCGCCGGCCTCGGCCCTGCGGGTGGATGCCAACGGTGGCTGGGATGTTCCCACCGCCGTCGAAGCGTTGACGCAACTGGCCGAGTATGGGCTCGAATACGCCGAGCAGCCCGTTCCGGATATTGATGGCCTGCGGCAGGTGCGCCTTGAACTCAGGCGCCGCGGTATTGGCACCCTGATTGCTGCGGACGAGAGTGTGCGGAAGGAAAGCGACCCGCTCCTGGTGGCACGGGAAGAGGCGGCAGACCTGATCGTGGTCAAGGTACAACCCCTGGGCGGGGTGCGCCGCGCCCTGGATATTGTGGCCCAGGCGGGCCTGCCCGCCGTCGTCAGTTCCGCCTTGGACTCGTCCGTGGGAATCAGCGCCGGGGTGGCGCTGGCCGCGGCGCTGCCCGAACTGCCCTACGCCTGCGGCCTGGCCACGGTTTCGCTGATGGACGCAGATGTGACAAGCCGGCCCCTGGTGCCGGCAGGCGGCGAACTGCCGGTCCGCACGGTGGAGGTAGATGAGGATTTGCTGGAACGGTACGCGGCACCGGCCGAGCGGCAGCAGTGGTGGACCGAGCGGCTCGAACGCACATATAGGACGCTGGCTGAGGTGGCAGCCGCGAGGTAG
- a CDS encoding phosphatase PAP2 family protein has translation MTNQQKSRARPAARRRAGRSPILFWLGAVLCAAAFAFTYYAFVRTTLGQFADESAWAEAEAGWRLGRGVFLDFLDLLPDISVALAAVVLLVVALARRRWRAAGIAVGVVAASAASTWILKNLILDRPDRGVPTLEHNSLPSGHTTIAAAAAMAIFLVVSPRWRPFAAAAGGAYAVLAGAATLINGWHRPADVVAAFLVAGFWALVAGPLVLRSGDGWNFFHGYGSHWSSSPLWPRLCWLLALLGLGLAAALYWFIQQIGAAPTPGDGRLPLFFWAGMGLIVGAGMLLSALLIWLFSFQSRRK, from the coding sequence ATGACTAACCAGCAGAAGAGCAGGGCCCGGCCCGCCGCCCGCCGACGGGCGGGCAGAAGTCCCATCCTGTTCTGGCTCGGCGCCGTCCTCTGCGCAGCCGCGTTTGCCTTCACGTACTACGCCTTTGTCCGCACCACGCTGGGCCAGTTCGCGGACGAGTCCGCCTGGGCCGAAGCGGAAGCCGGCTGGCGGCTGGGCCGCGGGGTCTTCCTGGATTTCCTGGACCTGCTGCCCGATATCTCGGTGGCGCTCGCCGCCGTCGTTCTCTTGGTGGTGGCGCTCGCCCGGCGCCGCTGGCGGGCGGCCGGCATTGCGGTCGGCGTGGTCGCCGCCTCGGCCGCCAGCACCTGGATCCTGAAGAACCTCATCCTGGACCGGCCCGATCGCGGTGTCCCCACGCTGGAACACAACTCCCTGCCCTCGGGCCACACCACCATTGCGGCGGCCGCGGCGATGGCCATTTTCCTGGTGGTATCGCCCCGCTGGCGGCCCTTTGCGGCAGCAGCCGGCGGCGCCTACGCCGTGCTCGCGGGTGCGGCCACGCTCATCAACGGCTGGCACCGTCCGGCCGACGTGGTCGCGGCGTTCCTGGTGGCCGGCTTCTGGGCCCTGGTGGCAGGTCCGCTGGTGCTGCGTTCGGGCGATGGCTGGAACTTCTTCCACGGCTACGGCAGCCACTGGTCGTCCTCGCCCTTGTGGCCCCGGTTGTGCTGGCTGCTGGCGCTCCTGGGGCTGGGCCTGGCCGCGGCGCTCTACTGGTTCATCCAGCAAATAGGCGCCGCGCCGACGCCGGGCGACGGACGGCTGCCGCTGTTCTTTTGGGCCGGGATGGGCTTAATCGTCGGGGCCGGCATGTTGCTCAGCGCCCTGCTGATCTGGCTCTTCAGCTTCCAGTCCCGCCGGAAATAA
- a CDS encoding MFS transporter, with the protein MRPDASFSLRRIAVPAYGPSLLYGVGQGAILPVVALSARDLGATVALAALMVTLLGVGSLVTNIPASMLTARFGEKWALVAASLWCAAAMLLAVAAPHITVFALAVFLIGMGGSVFLLARQSYLSEAVPVNFRARALSTLGGVHRIGMFFGPFAGAVVIGLAGTAGAYWLGAVAFLVAAGISLTVPELEVARTDCDGEEPARPSMRSIARSHRRIYLTIGIGILLIGAVRASRNVVIPLWGDSIGLDAATTSVIFGLSGAVDMLVFYPAGKLMDLKGRLAVAIPFLTVMSGALFLIPFTATMLGFLLAALLIGLGNGLGSGIVMTLGADYAPPVGRAQFLGFWRLLSDIGIMGGPALLSLVTAAVSLSAGIWMTAGLGLLGAVAMAYWIPRTGPLEPEPVISGGTGS; encoded by the coding sequence CTGAGGCCCGATGCGAGTTTCAGCCTCCGCCGGATTGCCGTGCCGGCGTATGGCCCGTCCCTTCTCTACGGAGTAGGCCAGGGTGCCATTCTGCCGGTAGTGGCCCTGAGCGCCAGGGATCTCGGGGCCACCGTGGCTCTTGCCGCGCTGATGGTTACGCTGCTCGGCGTCGGCTCGCTGGTGACCAACATTCCGGCGTCGATGCTCACGGCACGGTTCGGCGAGAAGTGGGCGCTGGTAGCGGCGTCGCTATGGTGTGCAGCCGCTATGCTCCTGGCCGTGGCGGCCCCACACATCACGGTCTTCGCGCTGGCCGTCTTCCTGATCGGCATGGGCGGATCCGTTTTCCTGCTGGCCCGCCAGTCGTACCTGAGCGAGGCCGTGCCGGTAAATTTCCGCGCCCGTGCGCTGTCCACTCTCGGCGGCGTGCACCGAATCGGGATGTTCTTTGGTCCGTTCGCCGGCGCGGTCGTTATTGGGTTGGCTGGAACCGCCGGCGCCTACTGGCTGGGCGCGGTTGCCTTCCTCGTAGCCGCGGGAATCTCGTTGACGGTCCCCGAACTGGAGGTGGCGCGCACTGACTGCGACGGCGAAGAACCGGCGCGGCCGAGCATGCGTTCGATTGCCCGCAGCCACCGCCGCATTTACCTGACCATCGGGATCGGCATCCTGCTGATCGGGGCCGTCCGCGCATCGCGCAATGTTGTGATCCCGCTATGGGGCGACAGCATCGGCCTGGACGCGGCGACGACGTCGGTTATTTTCGGGCTCTCCGGCGCGGTGGACATGCTGGTGTTCTACCCCGCCGGAAAGCTGATGGACCTCAAGGGGCGGCTGGCCGTGGCCATCCCGTTCCTGACCGTCATGAGCGGAGCGTTGTTCCTCATCCCGTTCACCGCCACCATGCTGGGCTTCCTGCTCGCGGCGCTGCTGATCGGACTGGGCAACGGGCTAGGCTCGGGCATTGTCATGACCCTCGGTGCGGACTATGCGCCGCCGGTGGGCCGGGCGCAGTTCCTTGGCTTCTGGCGGCTGCTCAGCGACATCGGCATCATGGGCGGTCCCGCGCTGCTCAGCCTCGTGACGGCCGCGGTTTCCCTGTCCGCCGGCATCTGGATGACCGCCGGGCTGGGGCTGTTGGGTGCGGTGGCGATGGCCTACTGGATCCCGCGCACCGGGCCGCTGGAGCCGGAGCCGGTTATTTCCGGCGGGACTGGAAGCTGA
- a CDS encoding MBL fold metallo-hydrolase: MSETVQTEDKAEYVQVAPGNYVIRTRSYLLNTGLVIGKQKAMVIDTGAGPRQAQQIYKAVRSLTKLPLVVVNTHSHFDHIFGNAFFADNGVHDFYAHRNCAHDMAETASLQREQVAETEPEMAEGIGEHTRIRVPTKPVDTEVTVNLGDMPVKLFYLGRGHTDGDLLVGTPSTLFAGDLVEQGANPAFEDSYPRDWVETLRKISGLRHEYDVLVPGHGQTVSDAFVKSMWETMSLAVRMGEQASRDTPADTTKAIPILPYGPLQSRALLTRLKQAPR; encoded by the coding sequence ATGAGCGAGACCGTGCAAACCGAGGACAAGGCCGAGTACGTTCAGGTGGCACCCGGTAACTATGTCATCCGGACGCGGAGTTATTTGCTCAACACCGGCTTGGTGATCGGGAAGCAAAAAGCCATGGTGATCGACACCGGGGCGGGCCCGCGGCAAGCACAGCAGATCTACAAGGCGGTCCGGTCCCTAACGAAGCTGCCGCTGGTGGTAGTCAATACCCATTCGCATTTCGACCATATCTTCGGCAACGCCTTCTTCGCGGACAACGGCGTCCATGACTTTTATGCGCACCGCAACTGCGCACACGATATGGCTGAGACTGCCTCACTCCAGCGCGAGCAGGTAGCGGAGACGGAACCCGAGATGGCCGAGGGGATCGGTGAACACACACGCATCCGTGTCCCGACGAAGCCGGTGGATACCGAAGTCACCGTGAACCTCGGTGACATGCCGGTGAAGCTGTTCTACCTGGGCCGGGGCCATACCGACGGCGATTTGCTGGTGGGTACGCCGTCGACCCTCTTCGCTGGCGACCTCGTGGAGCAAGGCGCGAATCCGGCGTTTGAGGATTCCTACCCGCGCGACTGGGTGGAAACGCTTCGCAAGATCTCCGGCTTGCGCCACGAATACGATGTGCTGGTGCCAGGCCACGGGCAAACGGTCAGCGATGCTTTCGTCAAGAGTATGTGGGAGACCATGTCGCTGGCTGTCCGGATGGGTGAGCAGGCCAGCAGGGACACGCCCGCGGACACCACGAAGGCGATACCGATACTGCCGTATGGCCCGCTCCAGTCACGGGCGCTGCTCACGCGTCTGAAGCAAGCACCTCGTTAG
- a CDS encoding HNH endonuclease signature motif containing protein, whose protein sequence is MFESIVPAEMGPVKPVHGDPGAVLVRGWAAELPDLDQEVSEGVRIDRITAMEDLKAALAAAQARETEAFVASRREARAAAGISAEKRGRGLAKEVGLARKDSPNRGGKHLGLATALVREMPYTYQALAQGRLNEWRASILVRETACLAVEDRAAVDRELCADPGTLQGCGDKRIGALAKQAALRLDPLAVVRRAAKAETGRHVSCRPAPDTMAYVSALLPVVQGVAVTAALVKAADRLKAQGDERGRGQLMADILVERVTGQPARSPAKIEVQLVMTDRTLFQGDSEPAHLAGYGIVPAQWARDLLRTENTDHENANGGEAGPAAGNPIKGAANGSGEAVAGSADAGNGNGATGSGPTGAGEPVPVTDAAGANGDTGTAGNTREAGSATGPPGSRRDPGDAGDAPGVEVWVRRLYTAPGTGQLLGMDSRARLMPAGMQRVIQARDQLCRTPWCDAPIRHHDHVVPWRNAGDTSEINGQGLCEACNLAKEADGWHAQTVPGPRHTVETTTPTGHTYQSTAPALPGTPPATATEQPDELPEPLSIFEQALGHIDFLYRPAA, encoded by the coding sequence ATGTTCGAGTCAATCGTTCCAGCAGAAATGGGGCCGGTGAAACCGGTTCACGGCGATCCGGGTGCGGTGCTGGTCCGCGGCTGGGCCGCCGAGCTCCCGGACCTGGACCAGGAGGTTTCCGAAGGGGTGCGGATTGACCGGATCACCGCGATGGAGGACCTCAAGGCCGCCCTGGCTGCCGCGCAGGCCCGCGAGACGGAAGCGTTTGTTGCCTCCCGCCGGGAGGCCCGGGCCGCGGCCGGGATCTCCGCGGAGAAACGGGGCCGGGGACTGGCGAAGGAAGTCGGCCTGGCCCGGAAGGACTCCCCGAACCGGGGCGGTAAGCACCTGGGCCTGGCGACCGCGTTGGTCAGGGAAATGCCGTACACGTATCAGGCGCTGGCCCAGGGCCGGCTGAATGAATGGCGGGCGAGCATCCTGGTCCGCGAGACCGCCTGCCTGGCCGTGGAGGACCGGGCCGCGGTGGACCGGGAACTGTGTGCTGATCCGGGGACGCTGCAAGGGTGCGGGGATAAACGGATCGGGGCGCTGGCGAAGCAGGCCGCGCTGCGGCTGGATCCGCTCGCGGTGGTCCGCCGGGCCGCGAAAGCCGAAACCGGACGCCATGTTTCCTGCCGTCCGGCGCCGGACACCATGGCTTACGTGAGCGCCCTGCTTCCGGTGGTGCAGGGCGTGGCCGTTACCGCCGCGCTGGTCAAGGCGGCCGACCGGTTGAAGGCGCAGGGCGATGAACGCGGCCGGGGCCAGCTGATGGCCGACATCCTCGTCGAACGCGTCACCGGCCAGCCGGCCCGGAGCCCGGCGAAAATCGAGGTGCAGCTGGTCATGACCGACCGTACCCTGTTCCAAGGCGATTCCGAGCCGGCCCACCTGGCCGGGTACGGCATCGTCCCCGCGCAATGGGCCCGCGACCTGCTCCGCACCGAGAACACCGACCACGAGAACGCGAACGGCGGCGAGGCCGGCCCCGCCGCCGGCAACCCGATCAAAGGTGCCGCAAATGGGTCTGGCGAAGCCGTTGCCGGCTCCGCGGATGCCGGCAACGGGAACGGCGCTACGGGGTCCGGTCCGACAGGCGCAGGCGAACCGGTACCGGTCACCGATGCTGCTGGCGCGAACGGAGACACCGGAACCGCCGGAAACACAAGGGAAGCAGGTTCGGCGACCGGGCCGCCGGGCTCCAGACGTGACCCCGGCGATGCAGGCGATGCGCCCGGGGTGGAAGTGTGGGTCCGCCGGCTGTATACAGCGCCCGGTACCGGGCAGCTGCTCGGAATGGATTCGCGGGCACGGTTGATGCCGGCCGGAATGCAGCGGGTCATCCAGGCCCGGGACCAGCTCTGCCGCACCCCCTGGTGCGACGCGCCGATCCGCCACCACGACCACGTCGTGCCCTGGCGCAACGCCGGGGACACCAGCGAGATCAACGGGCAAGGCCTATGCGAAGCATGCAACCTCGCGAAAGAAGCCGACGGCTGGCACGCCCAAACCGTCCCCGGCCCACGGCACACCGTGGAAACCACCACCCCCACCGGACACACCTACCAATCCACCGCACCAGCACTACCCGGCACACCACCGGCAACGGCAACAGAGCAACCGGACGAACTGCCCGAGCCGCTGTCAATCTTCGAACAGGCACTCGGCCACATCGACTTCCTCTACCGCCCCGCCGCATAA